In Nostoc sp. TCL26-01, the sequence GCGAAGACTTCTGCTCCATCTCGAATCAGTAACTCTCCAGTGTTAATCGTAATGTTTCCTGCATTTCCTGTTGAATTTGGCGTGGTTTGGGTAAATAAGCCACTAGGAAACAAACTATCAGATGAAGCGCCAATTAATTGCACCGACTCTGGGGCATTGACTATCAAGCTTCCGCCATTTCCTTCATTAGATGTGCCATTAGATATCTGACCTCCATTTTGAACTAATAATCTCCTAGTATTAATTGTTAAGTTACCTGCATTTCCTTGACTGACCGTTCCAGCATCAATGACACCGCCATCTATAGTAATAAATTCCAATGTGTTAATGTTGACGTTGCCAGATATAGCTCGTCCAAAAGTGTTGTTAATTATTTGAGAATTACTATCTAAAAAAAGTGACCGAGATATAATATTAATATCTCCACCTTTGACATTAGATGCTGTTGTCCAACTATTGCTAGAAATCAAGCTATCTCTAGCTGAAATATTACCTCCACTATTGAGGGTAATATTGCCTCCTAATAAACCATCTGTGATAATAGATGAACCTAAAGGAAAGCTGGAAGATGGGGTAAGTAATATATCGTTTTTGGCAAGCAGAGTAACATCACCGCCATTACCTAAAATAGAGGAAGTATCGATAATACTAGCATTTAAGGTTATTCCTTGACGCGAATCAATAATAACTGATCCACCGTTACCACTAAAGCTAGAAGTGTTGATTTGACCAGTAGGTATATTAATCCCAGATATGATAATGTTTCCATCTAGTAGAGATAAGTTAGGTTCATATTGATTCGTTAAATAAACAATTCCACCTGGAGCCGTTATTTGAATATTTTCGGTAAAGATGCCAGCACCATTAGGAATATCAAAAGTTCCTCCACCAATTGCTAAAAAATTATTACCTAAAAGTCCCAGAGGATTGCCAATCGCCTCTGGATTCATACCTGCTCTTATATCTAAAGTAGGTTGAACTGTACCATCAATGATCAGAGAGTTTCCATTTGAAAGAGTAACATTGGCTAATGTTGGAGTATTAGTTGGGTTGATAGTATTTCCCGTTGTATCTGCTGCGTTAATTTCAATAGTTCCAGGGATGTAAACTAAACCACCTGCTAAAATATGCAACGAACTTCCTATATACCCATTCAGTAACACATCTCCCAAAGAACGAATCACCGGATCATGAGGACTAGATAAATTCCCCAAACTTCCATCCAATTGTTCAATCCGAAAATTTCCCCCACTCCAATAGTGTGCATCTCCGCCTACGGTATTAGCCGATCGCAACACCATATCCCCACCAGAGAACAAACCACTGTTAACATGGTATAACGCAAAGATATCGACAAATCGATTCCCCTGAATCAATAACTGATTTCCAGCCGCCGCAATGAAGGGTTGTTCTACACTATCCCTTACTGTTAAAGTATCTTGGGCTTGGAGAGTTAAGTTTCCTCCCGCCTGTAGCGTCCCCGATAAGTTGAGGTTCTGTGCTTGTAAAATTAAATCTTTATCAACTGTTAAATTACCAGCATTGTTAATATCACCCACATTATCCCGAAATTTCAATCCAATGGGAATATTTACAGTTAATAGAGGCGGTGCTTGGGGATTTGTGGCGCTAAATTCTAAGTTATTACTAAATACCAAGCTATTGGCGGTAGAAGCAACAAATGACCCTTTCAAATCTAATCTGGCATTAGCTCCAAAGGATATCCCATTAGGATTAATCAAGAACAAATTAGCATTACCTAGAACTCCTAGCGTTCCTAAAATGTTAGAAGGATTTCCCCCGGTGACGCGAGTGAAGATGTTATTAATTGCTGCTGGATTGGCAAAATAAGCGCCTCTTCCTGACTGAATATTAAATTCGGAAAAGCTGTGAAATAGGTTTGCTCCTCTTGTCGCACCCCCTGTAATTAAGTCGCTCTTAATTCCTTGAATTGTCTCTTGTTTGATGCTAGAACTTTCTGCTCCTAATGTGCGATCAGGAATGATTTGGGCTGTAGCAGCATCACAGAAAAAACTACCCAAAGCTACTAAAGGCGCTACCAAAAGAAACTGGAATCTATCAGCCATAACTACCACTGAACTTTTTTAGATACTACCGATTGCGCTTTAATGCAGATGCAAGCAATTCTAGAAGTATACCAGTATTATTACGGCTATTTTATTATTTTAGGCAAAAAACTTTACACTTAACCTTGTTTAACAACTCCGCGTAAATATTAGAACCCCTCTGCGTTTAAAAATTATCATCGAGGCTATAATACAGCTAAAATACAGTTAGGCGTAAGTCGCTCAATTTAAGATGAGATTGATCACAATCCAGACAGGATTAATGACTATTTTCATTGCATAGAGAGGGAAACCAGTTTTCATCTAAAACTTCTTCTGGAGTAGCGATCGCATCAACTGGAAAGGTTTCTAGGGGGAGTCCCGACACATCACTAGCCACTTTCCTCGCAGTTTCATAACACTTGGCAAAAACTTGAACAAAATAAGGTTTAAGACTTGGACTATCCTGCAAAACATCGACTAGAGAAGTGCGAAAAGCTCGAATTTCTCCCTTCCAGTGATTACCATTATATTCCCGCTCAGATTGCCAATATCCTAACTTGAGCAGATGCTCAAATAGTCTAGTTAATAAGCTTTTTAACTTATCCTTTTGTCGTCTACTCAGGTCTATGATCTCCTCAATTAAATTTGCCCAATCAACTGATGCAAAGTCTTGTGCTTGTAGGTGTTGAACGGTTTCTTCAACCCATTGATTATAATCTGTTTCGTATAATGTTTTGCTACTAAGTTGCATTGGTATTGTTATTTCAGAATTTATTCTATTTTAAAATATCCTTTCTTCTATTTTAAAATATCCTTTCTTAAAAATTATAATCGAAACTGAAATATAGACCGTTGTCATTCAATGTGCGCTTGTCAACATCTACATTGACTAAGGGAATCCCCCAATCTAAACGTGCGTTCAGGCGATCGCCCATTGTCCAAATTAACCCAAAACCAGCCCCCACTAAAGTATTCGGGTCAGGATTAGCAAAATTAGAGCTATTCCAACCCGTGCCAAAATCAATAAACGGTGCTACCTGTAACAACCCTTGTAGTTGCGAAATTCGCAGAACTGGTAAGCGCACTTCAGTAGATGCAAAAATAGCATTATCGGTGAGCAGAAAATTTTGAGGATATCCCCGCACACTGTCCAAGCCACCTAACGCAAACTGTTCGATAGGGAAGGATGCTCTGGAAGCAAACTGTAAATCTGAGCGAATCACCCACAGAGTATTTGGTGCAAGTAAACGGACATACTGTGCTTGTCCCCGCCAAGAGAAAAAGCGTCCATCTGGTGCTTCTGCATTCAGTGTTGCACCCAAAGCCCCGATACCGAGACTAAATTGAGAACGCACAGCCAACAATTCTCTATTGTTTCGCTCCGTCCATTCTTGCAAAAATCGTAGGACTGTGACGTTGGTTTCGCCATTATCGTTTGCACCCAAGGATAAGGGGAAGTTTTCTCCTTTTATCTTTGTTTGACTCCGCGCCAGGGATAAGGTCAAACCTAATGCTAATTCTTGAGTCGGAGTCTGTAACACAGGCTGACGCAGACTCAGATCATAATAGTTAAAGCTACCCGTAATATCTAGCTCATCAAAACGCGGATCAATTACTTTCGTGTTGCTGAATCCGCCTGCTAGTTTAATTGTGCCATTACGGGCATTAAACGGAATTGTGTAGCCAATATCTACAGCGTTGCTACCATCTGTATTTCGATACATCAACTCTAGTCCATCACCAAAGCCGAGTAAATTGCGCTCATTAATCTGCACACCTCGTTCAAAACTCCCAATGGAGGAAATGCGTCCATTATTAGCTATGGCTTTGATATCAAAAGAGTCTGCTTCTTTAACTGTGACTGTGAGTAAACTTAATTCTGGACGCGCACCCGCCGACAATTCTGCGGAAATGCTTTTAATCAGGGGATTGAGTTGTAACAATTGTAGAGCTTCCAGCAGTTTATATCGATTTAAGGGACGTTGAGTAGCGATCGCTAACCGACTGCGGATATATTCACGTTTTAAGCGCGCGGTTCCCCTAACAATGATATCTTCAAGACCGCCTTCAATAATCTTAATCTTCACTACGGCGGCTTCTGGGGATAAGTCTTGACCAGAAGGAATAAAGGCATCTGAGTTAATGTACCCAGCGCTTGTGTATTTTTTGCTAATTATGGCTTCTGCTTCGAGCAATTGAGCAAAAGAGATCGCTTTGCCAGTGAAAGATGCTGTCTCTTTGGCTAATTCTGCATCGCTGAAGATGGTATTGCCTGTAAATTTAAACTCTTTGACTATGATTGTTCCGGGAATTTCTGGGGAAATTGGTGATGTTGGTGTGAGAGTAGGAGGTACTTGGAGGGGAACATCTGGGGGTGGTGATGGTGGTTGTGAGGGTAAGGGTTGAGGTTGTCTAGGCGTAGTTGGGTTGGGAACTTGCACTAATGTGAAGTCTGTGCTTGTTTCTACTACTTTTTGGTCAAAATCACTTTCAGGAAGGTTAGCTCTCGCTTTCGCACCTATCCCTAATAAATTGCTCATGAGTATAAGTAAAATTAAGCCATGCCGCATTCAGTAAATTTCCCACTCACGATACTTGAAATGTTACTTTTCTTACTATAAGGGGTTTTTACTTAGTTTTCCTGAAAGTATACAACTCTTGTTACAAGAATATCATGATGCTCTACCGAGGCATTCATGTTTCTGACAGAATTTCCGACTTCTTTAATAATTTTTAGTCCTTCAGGATAAGCTTTGAATCTTTCATTTTAAATACAGTAAATTGTCAAGCCCATATTTTAAATCAAAATCTCTCATATTTCCTTTCCAAAAACCAGCAAAAAATGGATACAAACAGACTTGTATTAAGCCAGTAAAATTGATGAGGTTTTAAAAAATTTTTAATATTTATTGTTTTTGATTTTCTTAAGCAATGCGATCGCTGATTGCTCACTCAGGTAAATAAAGGGGTTGGAAAGGAGGTTAAGGGATATGGCAAAACTTTTTGGAAGCCCAGAAACTTTATTAGTAGGCGGTTGGTTGATTCCTTTCGGCTATCTGTCAGGCGCAAGTGAACCACTCTTGGAAGTTGTCCGCGCCGCAAAGCGAGTCACTGAGGATCTGTTATGTAATTTTGCGAGTCAGCCGGATTTCACCGTTAGAATCGAGCCAGCTTTTGGTAGCAATTTTAATCCTCAGAGTGCTGAGGACTTAGCTAAAACCTGGTCTAAACGCGACTTCAGCCTGCTGCCGCCTGTGGTCATTCTCCCGACTGCCGAGATGAATGGAGCAAATGGAGCGTTTGCGGCAGCTACCAACACGATTTATCTCTCCCAAGAGTTTCTCAGTCAGAACGCAACCAATCTTGAAGCAATTGCGAAGGTATTGGTAGAAGAGGCTGGTCACTGGGTTGACCAGCTTTTGAATAATACAGATAGCCCTGGTGATGAAGGGGCGATTTTTTCAGCATTGGTGATGGGAGAAAGTCTCTCTAATGAGGCTTTACAGCAGTTAAAAGCTGAGGATGATACGGGAACAATTGTAGTCGATGGGCAGCAAGTTCAGATAGAGAATAATTCTTTTCCTTTCTTTCTCTTTATTGAAGATGGTTTGATTGCAGAAGGTGATAGTGGAACTAATCAAGTCACAATAAACGTCTTTGCAAATCGTTTAGCTCGCAATGTCGGCCCTATTACAATCCAATTTGCAACAGCCGATGGGACTGCTACGGCTGGCTCAGACTATGTTGCTACCCAAGGAACTCTTACTTTCGATCCCTTCAATCCTTTGAGCTTTTTTCAAACTATTACAGTTCCTATCATTCCAGATACTCAGGGCGAACCAACTGAATTTTTCACGATTAACTTTGTCCCTCCCGATAACGTCAATTTATTTAATAATTCGAGTCCTGTCGGAATTATAAATGACGACACCATTTCTCTTTCCAACGGAAGTCAATATTATCTGACTACTGTAACGACGTGGACTGATGCCGAAACTCAAGCTCAAGTATTAGGAGGACATCTAGTCACTATCAATGATGCTCTTGAGCAACAGTTTCTGATTGACATATTTGGAACAGACACATTCTGGATTGGTCTTAATGATACTGCTTCAGAGGGAAATTTTGTATGGGTAAGCGGTGAACCCGTTACTTATATAAATTGGACATCTGGTGAACCTAATGATGGGGACAGTGCATTAGGAGGACGCAGTGAAGATTACGTTCTTATGAACTGGGGTTTTGGAGGTTCATGGAATGACGGAGAGGATGATACTGTCATACGCAGAGGAATTATTGAAGTTCCTGGTTCTTCCATTAGTATTTCCTCTGGTTTTACCAATGAGGGAAATTCTGGCATTGCTGCTTTTGAAGTTATCGTCAGCCTCTCTAGTGCAAGTAATCAGACTGTGACAGTTGAATATACAACAGTTGATGACACTGCTCTTGCTGGTTTTGACTACATTGTGACGGCGGGAACTCTTAATTTCTCTCCAGGAGAAACTTCTAAAACCATCACAGTTCCGATCATCGGCGATACTGAAATTGAATCAGATGAAAATTTCATAATCAACTTATCAAATCCAACTAATGCTTATTTATCGCCGATTAATCAAGGTATTTTTAGCATTCTTGATGATGATGCTGCACCTGAAGTGTCGGTGAGCGACTCGTGGGTTGAAGTCAATGAAAATCAGGATACAGTCATTAAATTTAAAGTTACTCTTTCAAAGCCAAGCACTCAATCTGTAACTATTGTCTATTCAACATCTGATGGAACTGCAACTTCTACTGGGCAGGGAGAAGCTAAAGATTATGAGTATATTACTGACAAGACACTAACTTTCGCCCCAGGGGAAACAACAAAGGAAATTGAAGTAACGGTTTATGGGGAGCGAGGCGTTTCCGATAAAGACTTTGAAATCTTTGCGAAGGATACTGCTTACAGAGATTGGGTAAAAGATAATGATGATGTTGTTGTTGATATTGACCAAATCCCTGGTATCTTTCCCTATACACCCTATGGTGATTTAGGTTACTACGTTGATAAAGTTTTCAACGATCCAGTTTCAGGGTTTCAGGCAGTAGGGTTGACTTCTGATGAAAATTTCTACCTTGATATCATCTTATCTCCAGATGCAAAAATTGCTAAGGGTGAGGGTACTGGAACGATTTACGATCTCGGCAAAGCACCGGTTCTCGCTATTCGCGGAACCGAGCCAACAGGATCTCAGGATTTCATCGCCGATCTCGATCCATATGGCGTGGGGGTTCCTCAGTTATTAGGTACTAATTTAGCCAACCTTAGTGATCAGACTAATCGAGGAGAGGTCACAAAATGGCTTCAGGATGTAAGTCAGCAAGAACAAGGTAAAGTTATTTCTAAACCTAATATAACAGGTCATAGCTTAGGGGGAGCTTTAACTCAATGGGTTGCTGCTCATTACACCAAGAATGGTGGTAATTTAGGTCAAATTATCACCTTTAATAGTCCAGGCATTAGTGGATCAAACGTTTTTTATAAAAATAATGGCATTTATAGACTGGTAGAAGGCGTTAACAGTTTTGATAAAGCATTGTCACAGAAGGTAACTCATTTCATTACGTCAGGGGATATTGTCAGTATGGCTGGCTGGCAGTATATTCCAGGTTCATATTACTTATATGATTACTCTTCAGGAGGGATTTCAGGCGTACTTGGAACTCATTTGAACCCAACTGTTGCGGAGGAAGTTGGTTATGATAAGACCACAGGATTTTTCCAGAAACCAAGGGACTTAAACCAACCCTTTCAAGAACCATCAAGTAAATTAAGTAGCCCTTGGTTCTCTTATGGACTAGATCCAGACTATCTTATTGTTACGTTGGCTGTATCTCTTCTTGGTAGCGTTACAGTTGGGACTGAACTTGCTATTAAACTTCGTAATTCTCTTGCAGGGGTTGTTGCTGCTGAGACAATCTTCCCTTATTTAGCGGCTTCACTCCGATTAAGGGGGTCTACTGAATTTACTAGAAAGCTTTTAGGCCCTCTTTTTATTGAGGTCATTCAAGCTGCCTTTACTTTAATTAACAACCCGTTAGTGCAAGCAGCATATAACGCTTTTAATCTGCTTTCTATTTCTCAGTCAGAGGCTTTTACTCTAGCAGACGCAAAGTCTTTGAATTTGGTAGAGACAAACAATGTGTCATTTTCTAATGATTTTGCCTCTTTCGTTACCCTAGAGCAAGGATTACAGGTTGCTCTAGGTTTCCTCAACGATTTTGCTACTGCCCCTGATTTCACCACCAAAATGAATTTGGCATTTGGTGAAGATTGGGATGCTACTGTTGCTCAAAATTTAGCACAAGCATGGGCAAATGGAAATTTCAGTAATTTACCTCCAATTAAAATTGTTTCTGCTTCAGAAATTAATAATGCAAGTGGTGCTTTCTCCATTAGCAGAAGCACAATCTACTTAGCCAGTGAATTTCTCAACAGCGCAACCAGTTCTCAAGCAGTTGCAAATGTTCTTCTTGAAGAAATTGGACACTATTTTGATTTACAAATTAACGAGCTAGATAGTCCTGGAGATGAAGGAGAAATTTTTGCTGCCCTTGTTCAAAATGTGCTACTAAGCGACACAGAATTACAGGCTCTTAAAGTTGAAAACGATCTTGTTGCTCTTCCTGGAGAAAGATCGCCTTGGGAATCAATGTCTAAATGGACAGTTGGGATTTGGAATGCCAGTCCCGATTGGGATCTTCAAACTTTTACTAATGCACTCGAAGGCATTAACACTCCTCCAGGTGTAGAAACTCCGATTCTCGATCAAGTTGCCACAGAAGACACTCCTTTTAGCTTTACCATTGCTGAAATTACCTTCACCGAAATTGATGCAGGCGATTCTCTTACTTACTCAGCTACCCTCAGCAATGGCAATCCTTTACCCAATTGGTTGAGCTTTAACGCAACCACCCGTACATTGAGCGGCACTCCCTCCAACGATGATGTCGGCAATCTCAGCCTCAAGGTGACAGCAACCGACAGTGCCGGAGCTAGTGTGAGCAATACTTTTGGATTAGTGATCGCTAATACTAATGATGCACCGACAGTGGAAAATGCGATCACTGACCAAAACGCCACTGAAGATGCACCTTTCAGCTTCATTATTCCTGCTAACACCTTTAGTGATGTGGATGCAGGCGACACACTCACCTACAGCGTTACCGTTGCCAACGGCAATCCTTTACCAAACTGGTTGAGCTTTGAAGCAATTACCCGCACCTTTAGCGGCACTCCCACCAACGATGATGTCGCTACCCTCAACATCAAACTCACCGCCACTGACACCGCAGGCACAACAGCAACTGATACCTTTGCCCTGACCGTAGCCAACATCAATGATGCTCCCACTCTCAGCAATATCAGCAAGGCAGGGAATGAGGATACAGTTATCAGCTTTAGTGTGGCAGACTTCACGAGCGCCTTCAGTGATATTGATGGCGACACCCTGACTAAGATTCAGATTACATCCTTGCCCACCAACGGTACTCTGAAACTGGGTAGTTCCAATATCAGCTTAAATCAAGAAATTACTGTTGCTAGTTTAGGAAACCTAACTTTTACTCCTAATGCCAACTTCAACGGCTCTGTGAGTTTTGGCTGGAATGGCTCTGATGGTACTACCTACGCCACGACAGCAGCAACCGTTAACTTAGCGATCGCTTCAGTTAACGATCTACCCATAGCCACTAATGATACTGCACAGACAAATCAGAACAGCGCAGTCATTATTAATGTGCTGGCTAACGACAGCGATATTGATGGTTCTCTCGTTCCCAGTGCGATCGCCCTTACCACTAATCCGAGTCATGGCACAGTGAGCCTGAACTCCTCTACGGGTGCAGCCACTTACACCCCAACAACGAATTTTGTAGGTACAGATAGCTTCACTTACACAATTAAGGATAACGAAGGTGGTATATCCAATGCCGCTAAGGTCAGTATTACAATCAACTCTACTAGCAATTTGATTGAAGGTACGCTAGGGGCTGATGTGCTGGTTGGCACAGAACAGAATGACAGGATTAATGGTAAAACTGGCAATGATATCCTTTGGGGTCGGGCAGGCAATGACACTCTCTTAGGCGGAAATGGCAACGATATTCTTTGGGGTGGAACAGGCGATGACACTCTCTTAGGCGGAAATGGTAACGATATTCTTTGGGGTGGAGCAGGTAGCAACCTTTTCGTGTTGGCGGCGCGTGAGGGAACAGATATGATTGCTGACTTTAACCTTAACACCGACAAAATCGGACTGGCTGCCGGTCTGAGCTATGGACAATTAACTATAACCAAAGGCGATGGCATTAATTTCAATAATACCCTGATTACTGTTACCAGTAGTAATGAACTGCTTACTGTCCTGAATGGTGTGCAGGCTAACACTCTAAACAGTACAATGTTTGTTCTCGTTGCTTAGGCTACGGCGTTAGCGGAGCTTAACGAAGTTATCGCTTGCTTGGGCAAAATTTACATCATGATCAGCTAGTGAAATCTCACTCAAGATTTCCCATTACCCAAATATCGTGGCTATTATAAAAATCTCCTCTCTGCTCTAATGTAAAACCACCCAGCAACAATCCCAACCATACCTCTACCATCGGCATTTTCAAGACCCGTTGTAGTTTAGTTAGCGTAATTTCATCTTTCACTTGTGCAAGATAGTGAGCGATCGCACTCTGCCATTTCTGCACATCTTCATCACCAGCCAACCGATGAACATCTTCTACAGTTTGAATCTCAAGCATTGCCAAGACATTCTCTTTCCCAACCGGAGCAGCTACTGAATTATGACTTTCGGCAGCATGAGAAAACTGGTGTGGCCCATGAGGTCTAAAAGTCTGCGGTGCTGGTTCTTCTATTAGGTCATCCAAATCGAGATACATTGTCGTCCGCACTAACCCAGCAAAGATATCTGTGCTGACAACCGGCCCCAAAGTATCGTTCTGATAGCGGACATCTGACAACAGTAAATCAGCACGAGATTTGAGAATATCTGCAATTTGGGAAAAGGCTTGTGCTGCGGTTGATAATTGTGCTTCCACAGATAAACTCTCAAGCTCGGCATCTAAACAATCCCATACTGGAGCAAGTGTTGATGTCGGTGGAGCTTCTGACATCTCATCCAAAATATCCCAAATTGTTAATTGGCGATAGCTAGTCATAATTCAGGATGCAATGGGCAAGGTCGGACTGGGCAGTGAGTCGGGCTAATCTCAAACATATCCTTATATTGGTGGAGCGTAACACCATACTGTGTGGCAAATGCCTGCAATACCTGATCTGTATAAGCGCGTATCTTGCCAGCCGTTAGCCCAAAGCAGTGGATTGGTTCTAAACGACAGATAGGCTTTTGCCCCAGCCATAGCTCTGCCGACATAGCGTGTAAGGGTTTATCCCCCGATTCTTTATACAAATACAGTACAGCAAAATATGTTGCAGGCGGTTCAACGGCGATTGCCTCAATCTGCCCAGAATCATCTTTACTTTTGTTGCGGTAGAAGGAACGGCGATTGTGACAAACCTTCGGATTCCAGCAGCCATCCCCTTCTGTCCCATGCAGCACCTTAGCCTTAGATGTTGGCAACTTTGCACACAGTTGACACTTCGGATCAAGTGGCTTGGGCATGGGTTACTCCGCTTCTTGTTCACCAATAGCACGATAGTAAGCAGCGATCGCCGCCTCTTGTTCACTCCGCAGTGTATACCGTCGAAATGCTTTCTCGCTTTGGTGTCCCGTCAGCTTCCGCGCGTGACTAGGATCAACTCCTAATAACAATAAGTCAGTGGCGTAAGTATGCCGAAATTGGTGTGGATGTAAATCTTCAATACCAGATAGTTCACCGATTTTTTCCACAGCAAAATAAATGCCATGATAACTCAAGCGTTCGCCCTTGTATGAGGCGTGATGTGAGATCATTAACGGGGTGAGGCTATTTAGTTCTTCACCCTGTTCGCTGCGCGATCGCAAATACGCCTCTAACACCTCGCAGCTTTCCTTGCGTAATGGCACTAAGCGCGGTTCATTGGTTTTGGTATCGGGCAAGAACAGCAGTTTGCCATCGAATGACCCAACATTTAACTGTACAATTTCCCCAGCGCGGAGGCCGTGACTAAGAATGTGGACAAGTGCGGTATCCCGTTGCTTTGTTTCTCCCAAAAATTCTAAAGCTGACCACACTCGCTCCATCTGTTCATCAGTTAAGCTTTGAGCAGGTGGTAGAGGTACTTTTTCTAGTTTTATACCTAGCGTGGGATTAGTAGCGATTATATCTGGATACGTATAGCACATCCACTTGAAAAAGCTTTTAAGTGCAGCGACCCCAGCGTTGATACTACTTTTTGACAGGGATTTCCCTGTATCAGTTTTTACTTCATTACGCAGATATTCCTTGTATAACCCAAGGTGGCGCGGACGTAGTTCGTGATAGTGTAGCTGTGTCCATCCTAAGAATCGCTTAAGTTCGCGTTCGTACATTTTGCGACTGTTCGGCGCAAGATTGGTACTACGTAAAAACTCCTGTAGTTTTATCCACCGTATGTCTGTGGGTAGAGATGTTTTTGTGGCACTACGTCTTCCTTGCTGCTGCACCACCGATACAGCTTCATCATTTAAGGGAATGAGCTTGATAGGAGGTAGGTTGTCAAACTGGGGGTTGTTTACCATGTTGCAGTGAGCGCTTGGAAGCAGTGTAGCACTAACACCCAAAATTGTATGTGACTTTTGGTAAAAGTTGTCTACCTCGTCGCCAGAATGTTTGCCAATGTTAGTGCTGACCTAAATCGATTGAAATCTGTATAGTAGTTAGTTATGAAAACTGTCCGTAAAAAGCCGCCTTAATTGGACACTCATAACAAATTAAAGCAATATTAAATCACAATAGACCAGTAGATATCGCAACTACTCCGAGTAAAATATGACTCAGAATCACACTATATAAATTTCTGAACCGTGTGTAGTGATATCCCCAAACAAAGCCGATTATTAGTGTAAATACTAAAGTTGCTAAATCCCAGTAAATTGCATGACCAAAGCTATATAAGATAGAAGAAACAACAAGGAAGTATTGAGAAAAACCAGCTTGGGAGAAAAGATGATAGAGATAACCCCTATATAAAAATTCCTGAAATGGAGCAGACAATAAAATAAAGAGTAAATAAAAGTACCATTGCAGATCAGAATTATCAACTCTTGTTCCTTTAAGAAAGCAAAACAATATTATTAATATAATAAATCCTAATGTTGTCGGTAATATATCTCTGAGAGCAGGTTCTAGATTGTTGTAAGAAAAACCTAGCTGTTGTAAATTTACATTTTTGAAGATAGCAGATAAAATTACTAGAGTAGTAACAATTCCTAGTAAGATAAATCGATAAGTAAACGGGATATAACGAATAAGTAGCAATACAACAGGAAAAATATATAATAATCCAATAATTAATATGGCTTTATTTTTTTCGTTTACTGATGCAGCCATTTTAGATTTCCCTCACTTTATAATCAATTAAATAAATGATTACAATAAAGAGAAAAATAAAAAAGGTAATTGCTCCCAGCCAAGTAATAAATAAACTCTTACAACTAATTCCAAACATCTGATCAATGAGAGATATCCCACCCCAAATCCTCATTAAACTAGTCAGCACCACTACAGCAATCACAACAAAGCTTAAAATATAGCGATACTTGAGTGATTTAAGCTGAGTCATAGTCACAATCAGTGTCATAACTAATAGA encodes:
- a CDS encoding putative Ig domain-containing protein, translated to MAKLFGSPETLLVGGWLIPFGYLSGASEPLLEVVRAAKRVTEDLLCNFASQPDFTVRIEPAFGSNFNPQSAEDLAKTWSKRDFSLLPPVVILPTAEMNGANGAFAAATNTIYLSQEFLSQNATNLEAIAKVLVEEAGHWVDQLLNNTDSPGDEGAIFSALVMGESLSNEALQQLKAEDDTGTIVVDGQQVQIENNSFPFFLFIEDGLIAEGDSGTNQVTINVFANRLARNVGPITIQFATADGTATAGSDYVATQGTLTFDPFNPLSFFQTITVPIIPDTQGEPTEFFTINFVPPDNVNLFNNSSPVGIINDDTISLSNGSQYYLTTVTTWTDAETQAQVLGGHLVTINDALEQQFLIDIFGTDTFWIGLNDTASEGNFVWVSGEPVTYINWTSGEPNDGDSALGGRSEDYVLMNWGFGGSWNDGEDDTVIRRGIIEVPGSSISISSGFTNEGNSGIAAFEVIVSLSSASNQTVTVEYTTVDDTALAGFDYIVTAGTLNFSPGETSKTITVPIIGDTEIESDENFIINLSNPTNAYLSPINQGIFSILDDDAAPEVSVSDSWVEVNENQDTVIKFKVTLSKPSTQSVTIVYSTSDGTATSTGQGEAKDYEYITDKTLTFAPGETTKEIEVTVYGERGVSDKDFEIFAKDTAYRDWVKDNDDVVVDIDQIPGIFPYTPYGDLGYYVDKVFNDPVSGFQAVGLTSDENFYLDIILSPDAKIAKGEGTGTIYDLGKAPVLAIRGTEPTGSQDFIADLDPYGVGVPQLLGTNLANLSDQTNRGEVTKWLQDVSQQEQGKVISKPNITGHSLGGALTQWVAAHYTKNGGNLGQIITFNSPGISGSNVFYKNNGIYRLVEGVNSFDKALSQKVTHFITSGDIVSMAGWQYIPGSYYLYDYSSGGISGVLGTHLNPTVAEEVGYDKTTGFFQKPRDLNQPFQEPSSKLSSPWFSYGLDPDYLIVTLAVSLLGSVTVGTELAIKLRNSLAGVVAAETIFPYLAASLRLRGSTEFTRKLLGPLFIEVIQAAFTLINNPLVQAAYNAFNLLSISQSEAFTLADAKSLNLVETNNVSFSNDFASFVTLEQGLQVALGFLNDFATAPDFTTKMNLAFGEDWDATVAQNLAQAWANGNFSNLPPIKIVSASEINNASGAFSISRSTIYLASEFLNSATSSQAVANVLLEEIGHYFDLQINELDSPGDEGEIFAALVQNVLLSDTELQALKVENDLVALPGERSPWESMSKWTVGIWNASPDWDLQTFTNALEGINTPPGVETPILDQVATEDTPFSFTIAEITFTEIDAGDSLTYSATLSNGNPLPNWLSFNATTRTLSGTPSNDDVGNLSLKVTATDSAGASVSNTFGLVIANTNDAPTVENAITDQNATEDAPFSFIIPANTFSDVDAGDTLTYSVTVANGNPLPNWLSFEAITRTFSGTPTNDDVATLNIKLTATDTAGTTATDTFALTVANINDAPTLSNISKAGNEDTVISFSVADFTSAFSDIDGDTLTKIQITSLPTNGTLKLGSSNISLNQEITVASLGNLTFTPNANFNGSVSFGWNGSDGTTYATTAATVNLAIASVNDLPIATNDTAQTNQNSAVIINVLANDSDIDGSLVPSAIALTTNPSHGTVSLNSSTGAATYTPTTNFVGTDSFTYTIKDNEGGISNAAKVSITINSTSNLIEGTLGADVLVGTEQNDRINGKTGNDILWGRAGNDTLLGGNGNDILWGGTGDDTLLGGNGNDILWGGAGSNLFVLAAREGTDMIADFNLNTDKIGLAAGLSYGQLTITKGDGINFNNTLITVTSSNELLTVLNGVQANTLNSTMFVLVA
- a CDS encoding site-specific integrase yields the protein MVNNPQFDNLPPIKLIPLNDEAVSVVQQQGRRSATKTSLPTDIRWIKLQEFLRSTNLAPNSRKMYERELKRFLGWTQLHYHELRPRHLGLYKEYLRNEVKTDTGKSLSKSSINAGVAALKSFFKWMCYTYPDIIATNPTLGIKLEKVPLPPAQSLTDEQMERVWSALEFLGETKQRDTALVHILSHGLRAGEIVQLNVGSFDGKLLFLPDTKTNEPRLVPLRKESCEVLEAYLRSRSEQGEELNSLTPLMISHHASYKGERLSYHGIYFAVEKIGELSGIEDLHPHQFRHTYATDLLLLGVDPSHARKLTGHQSEKAFRRYTLRSEQEAAIAAYYRAIGEQEAE